The following proteins are co-located in the Bacillus pumilus genome:
- the ctaD gene encoding cytochrome c oxidase subunit I produces the protein MVSTIAKKRGFGAVLWDYLTTVDHKKIAVLYLVAGGFFFLVGGLEAMFIRIQLAIPENDFVSAGVYNEIMTMHGTTMIFLAAMPLLFALMNAVVPIQIGARDVAFPFVNSLGFWLFFFGGIFLNLGWFLGGSPDAGWTAYASLTLNSEGHGMDFYILGLQIAGIGTLIAGINFLVTIINMRAPGMTYMRMPLFTWTTFVASALILFAFPPLTAGLAMLMLDRMFDTSFFNPELGGNTIIWEHLFWIFGHPEVYILILPAFGIFSEIIPVFARKRLFGYSSMVFATVLIGFLGFMVWAHHMFTTGLGPIANAIFAVATMAIAVPTGIKVFNWLLTIWGGNVKFTTAMLYSVAFIPSFLLGGVTGVMLAAAAADYQFHDTYFVVAHFHYVIIGGVVFGILAGVHYWWPKMFGKILNEKLGKIGFVLFFIGFHLTFFIQHFLGLWGMPRRVFTFLPGQGLELGNLISTIGALFMFVAVVIMLINVIWTTAKGERVSSDPWGDGRTLEWAVSSPPPEYNFKQLPLVRGLDPLWIEKMDGKKGMTASEPLDDIHMPNNSILPVIISFGLFVSAFGFMYRQEHSWGLPVIFIGLGITFATMLVRSLKDDHGYHIHKEDLTDDDDKGVKA, from the coding sequence ATGGTGAGTACAATAGCTAAAAAGCGGGGGTTTGGCGCTGTCTTATGGGATTACTTGACGACGGTTGACCACAAAAAAATTGCCGTACTATATTTAGTGGCAGGGGGATTTTTCTTTTTGGTTGGCGGCCTAGAAGCGATGTTTATCCGTATTCAGCTAGCCATCCCTGAAAATGATTTTGTTAGTGCAGGGGTTTACAATGAAATCATGACGATGCATGGAACGACAATGATTTTCCTTGCAGCAATGCCGCTTTTATTTGCATTAATGAATGCGGTTGTACCAATTCAAATTGGTGCACGTGACGTAGCATTTCCGTTTGTAAATTCACTTGGTTTTTGGCTATTCTTTTTCGGAGGAATTTTCTTAAACCTTGGCTGGTTCTTAGGCGGATCACCTGATGCAGGCTGGACTGCATACGCTTCGCTCACGTTGAATTCAGAAGGGCATGGCATGGATTTCTATATTTTAGGTTTGCAGATAGCGGGGATTGGTACGCTGATTGCAGGTATCAACTTTCTTGTGACGATCATTAATATGAGAGCGCCTGGTATGACGTATATGAGAATGCCGCTCTTCACTTGGACGACATTTGTCGCATCTGCACTCATTTTATTCGCATTCCCGCCACTCACAGCAGGGCTTGCGATGCTGATGCTTGATAGAATGTTTGATACGAGCTTTTTCAATCCAGAGCTTGGAGGGAATACGATCATCTGGGAGCATTTGTTCTGGATTTTCGGACACCCGGAAGTATATATCTTGATCCTGCCAGCATTCGGAATTTTCTCTGAGATCATTCCAGTGTTTGCAAGAAAAAGATTGTTCGGCTACTCGTCAATGGTGTTCGCCACTGTATTGATTGGTTTCCTAGGGTTCATGGTGTGGGCGCATCACATGTTCACAACGGGGCTTGGACCTATTGCAAATGCGATCTTTGCCGTAGCCACTATGGCGATTGCGGTGCCAACAGGAATTAAAGTATTTAACTGGCTGCTCACCATATGGGGCGGTAACGTGAAGTTTACGACAGCGATGCTGTATTCCGTTGCATTCATTCCGTCATTCTTACTTGGCGGGGTAACCGGTGTCATGCTTGCAGCAGCTGCAGCTGATTATCAGTTCCATGATACGTACTTTGTTGTGGCGCATTTCCACTACGTGATTATCGGTGGTGTGGTATTCGGTATATTAGCAGGTGTGCATTACTGGTGGCCTAAAATGTTTGGAAAAATACTCAATGAGAAGCTTGGGAAAATTGGCTTTGTGCTCTTTTTCATCGGTTTCCATTTAACCTTCTTTATCCAGCATTTCTTGGGGTTATGGGGCATGCCGCGCCGTGTCTTTACGTTCCTGCCAGGTCAGGGCCTTGAGCTTGGGAACTTGATCAGTACAATAGGTGCTTTGTTTATGTTTGTAGCAGTTGTCATCATGCTGATTAACGTCATTTGGACAACAGCAAAAGGGGAGCGTGTATCGAGCGATCCTTGGGGAGATGGAAGAACGCTTGAATGGGCAGTGTCTTCACCTCCGCCAGAATATAACTTTAAACAGCTTCCACTAGTTAGAGGACTTGATCCATTATGGATTGAGAAAATGGATGGTAAAAAAGGAATGACAGCATCTGAACCGCTCGATGATATACACATGCCGAATAATTCCATCTTACCTGTTATTATCTCATTCGGTCTATTTGTGTCAGCGTTTGGCTTCATGTATCGTCAAGAGCACAGCTGGGGGCTTCCGGTGATCTTCATTGGTCTTGGCATTACGTTTGCGACCATGCTGGTCAGGTCTCTTAAAGATGATCATGGATATCATATTCACAAAGAAGATTTGACCGATGATGATGATAAAGGGGTGAAAGCATAA
- the ctaE gene encoding cytochrome c oxidase subunit III — MEPQKMTAETFPASPEKATLEGKNKFVGFWLFLGGETVLFASLFATYLALKNSNAGGAKTTDMFDITIVFIATMLLLTSSLTSVYAMYHMKNFNFKKMQLWLGVTVLLGAGFLGVEIYEFYHYVHAYEFTITSSALGSAFYTLVGTHGAHVAFGLCWITALMIRNMRRGLDLYNAPKYYVASLYWHFIDVVWVFIFTVVYLMGMVG; from the coding sequence ATGGAACCACAAAAAATGACAGCGGAAACCTTTCCGGCTTCGCCTGAGAAAGCCACGTTAGAAGGAAAGAATAAGTTCGTCGGGTTCTGGTTGTTTCTTGGGGGAGAAACTGTTCTGTTTGCATCTTTGTTTGCCACTTACTTGGCGCTGAAAAACTCAAATGCAGGCGGAGCAAAAACCACTGATATGTTTGACATCACAATTGTCTTTATTGCCACAATGCTCCTGTTAACGAGCAGTTTAACGAGTGTGTATGCAATGTATCATATGAAAAACTTTAACTTTAAAAAAATGCAGCTTTGGCTCGGCGTGACCGTTCTATTAGGTGCTGGATTTTTAGGGGTCGAGATTTATGAGTTTTATCACTATGTGCATGCGTACGAATTTACGATTACCAGCTCTGCACTTGGCTCTGCCTTCTATACACTTGTAGGAACTCACGGAGCTCACGTCGCCTTCGGACTTTGCTGGATTACCGCTCTTATGATTCGAAATATGAGACGCGGACTGGATTTATACAATGCGCCAAAATATTATGTGGCAAGTCTTTATTGGCACTTCATTGATGTTGTGTGGGTCTTCATCTTTACCGTTGTATATTTAATGGGAATGGTGGGATAA
- the ctaF gene encoding cytochrome c oxidase subunit IVB — MGNKNTNQSKVDLVYRKKKNAEEMKHQLISFGLMIGLTFVAFLTIASEDVGNWFAVPFILLLAGIQVAFQLYYFMHMNQKGHETPALFLYSGVFVAFITVLAFLTIIWW, encoded by the coding sequence ATGGGAAATAAAAACACAAATCAGTCCAAAGTCGATCTTGTATACCGTAAAAAGAAAAATGCCGAAGAAATGAAGCATCAGCTCATTTCTTTCGGCTTGATGATTGGATTAACATTTGTTGCATTTTTAACGATCGCCTCTGAAGACGTCGGAAATTGGTTCGCAGTACCATTTATTTTACTGCTTGCAGGTATTCAGGTGGCCTTTCAGCTTTATTATTTTATGCACATGAACCAAAAAGGGCATGAAACACCCGCGTTGTTTCTTTACTCAGGTGTGTTTGTCGCGTTTATTACCGTTTTAGCCTTTTTGACCATTATTTGGTGGTAA
- the ctaG gene encoding cytochrome c oxidase assembly factor CtaG — protein MENLEIFGFRALWSPYYLICIVLAAAFYLLLVTKGKHRATVKEKTLFLTGLVLLYAVKGSPIDLMGHIMFSAHMAQMAVLYLVIPPLLITGLPAAIWERIIQTRGIQAIFRLFSKPLIALLGFNGLFSLYHIPLVFDFVKTDPFYHALMTVVIFIAAFFMWWPLVHKVQSQPQITGILKLGYIMADGILMTPACALIMFSDAPIYATYSDAGAWIQALHLCVPSDMLAGLALTGPDMFHTLPLLEDQQLGAILMKIIQEIVYGSILAVVFFDWARKERAKDAVPDALIPKYE, from the coding sequence ATGGAGAACTTAGAGATATTCGGATTTCGAGCATTATGGAGTCCCTACTATTTGATTTGTATTGTATTAGCAGCTGCTTTTTATCTACTTCTCGTTACAAAGGGAAAGCACCGTGCGACGGTGAAAGAGAAAACGCTATTTCTGACTGGGCTTGTTCTGTTATATGCCGTGAAAGGCAGCCCAATTGATTTAATGGGGCATATTATGTTCAGCGCACATATGGCGCAAATGGCGGTACTATATTTAGTCATCCCGCCACTCCTGATCACAGGTTTACCTGCGGCCATTTGGGAGCGGATCATTCAAACACGAGGCATTCAGGCTATTTTCCGTTTGTTTTCCAAGCCTTTGATTGCTCTGCTTGGGTTTAACGGGTTGTTTTCGCTTTATCACATCCCGCTTGTGTTTGATTTTGTGAAAACAGATCCGTTTTATCATGCGTTGATGACGGTTGTTATTTTTATCGCTGCCTTTTTCATGTGGTGGCCGCTTGTCCATAAAGTCCAAAGTCAGCCGCAGATCACAGGCATTTTAAAGCTTGGTTATATCATGGCAGATGGTATATTGATGACACCTGCCTGCGCACTCATCATGTTTAGTGATGCACCGATCTATGCGACCTATTCAGATGCCGGCGCGTGGATACAAGCTCTGCATCTATGTGTGCCAAGCGATATGCTTGCAGGTCTTGCACTAACTGGCCCTGATATGTTTCATACCTTGCCGCTGCTGGAGGATCAGCAGCTAGGCGCTATTTTGATGAAAATTATTCAGGAGATCGTTTATGGATCTATTCTTGCTGTTGTGTTCTTTGATTGGGCAAGAAAAGAAAGAGCGAAAGATGCCGTGCCAGATGCGCTCATTCCGAAATATGAATAA
- a CDS encoding YugN family protein: MKFEGTGIEKVAADLNKLDFIMESEGFVRADQWDYERVTYDRKYSMVEGTFYLRISGYATEGDVGSKKAHIQLLTPLLGKHYYPHGVEYGEGEDFPKSLIQSSKQTLDRLKEKLESMTAEA, translated from the coding sequence GTGAAGTTTGAAGGTACGGGGATTGAAAAGGTAGCAGCTGACTTAAATAAATTAGATTTCATCATGGAAAGTGAAGGATTTGTACGAGCCGATCAATGGGATTATGAGCGTGTGACGTATGACAGAAAGTATAGCATGGTTGAAGGGACATTTTATTTACGGATCTCTGGCTACGCCACTGAAGGTGATGTCGGTTCCAAAAAGGCACACATTCAGCTTCTGACACCTTTACTTGGAAAACATTATTATCCGCATGGTGTAGAATACGGTGAAGGCGAAGATTTTCCTAAATCTCTTATCCAATCAAGCAAACAAACGCTTGACCGACTGAAAGAAAAACTAGAATCAATGACTGCTGAAGCATAA
- a CDS encoding CBS domain-containing protein, producing the protein MTKKVVTCQKDDNSYEAAVKMRDADIGAIPVVDGDQLVGIVTDRDLVLRGIAEKKPNSQEVGALMTKEVLTAEEDATLEEIVRLMSEHQLRRIPVVKSGALTGIVALGDLSVEDLSNDRAGDALTEISQQDQDHRQGFFH; encoded by the coding sequence ATGACAAAAAAAGTAGTGACGTGCCAAAAGGACGACAATTCTTATGAAGCGGCAGTAAAAATGAGAGATGCTGACATCGGTGCCATTCCAGTGGTTGACGGAGATCAGCTTGTTGGAATTGTGACAGACCGTGACCTTGTACTCAGAGGCATTGCTGAGAAAAAGCCAAACTCACAGGAAGTTGGCGCACTCATGACGAAGGAAGTACTGACAGCCGAAGAAGATGCGACGCTTGAAGAAATTGTCCGGTTGATGTCAGAGCACCAGCTCCGCCGCATTCCCGTCGTTAAAAGCGGAGCATTAACGGGGATTGTAGCTCTTGGAGATTTATCAGTTGAAGATTTGTCAAATGATCGTGCGGGAGATGCACTTACTGAAATCTCTCAACAAGATCAAGATCACAGGCAAGGATTTTTTCATTAA
- a CDS encoding CAP domain-containing protein: protein MKTVLKTLFILLVISGTYVLFIQYGSSPEKESSNESKVSNEETSSDKPINIPKKGLMSFMGKSSNEVLKQLGEPDRIDPSAYDYDWWIYNQSKKHYIQVGVKDSKVVTLFATGDGLNVEPFKIGQATSEVFKKTQIAPYIHVEDEQNSYRFEFSEDDMNTRPTVKVGDDVYVQLYMDKFESTLSSIRAYNADTFVKQKPYEVVYRGQLIEPESISGEKWKDIEASSQKQIFDMTNIIRHKYNLPTLKWDDETSEVAFMHSEDMKENHYFSHESKKYGTLKDRLERGEVTFQLAGENIAYNYVDGPAAVEGWLNSEGHRKALLNGDYTHLGVGVKEKYYTQNFIKKTS, encoded by the coding sequence TTGAAAACTGTGCTCAAAACACTCTTCATCCTCCTGGTTATATCCGGAACGTACGTTCTGTTTATTCAATATGGATCTTCACCAGAAAAAGAAAGCAGCAATGAATCGAAGGTGTCTAATGAAGAAACATCTAGCGATAAGCCGATCAATATCCCAAAAAAGGGCCTCATGTCCTTTATGGGAAAATCATCAAACGAAGTGCTTAAACAGCTGGGAGAACCAGATCGCATTGATCCTTCCGCATATGATTATGACTGGTGGATATACAACCAATCGAAGAAGCACTATATTCAAGTCGGGGTAAAGGATAGTAAAGTGGTGACTTTGTTTGCAACAGGAGACGGGCTGAATGTTGAACCATTTAAAATCGGTCAAGCCACAAGTGAAGTGTTTAAAAAAACACAAATTGCGCCTTACATTCATGTAGAGGATGAACAAAATTCATACCGCTTTGAATTCTCAGAAGATGATATGAATACAAGGCCAACCGTGAAAGTGGGAGATGATGTCTATGTCCAGCTATACATGGATAAGTTTGAAAGCACCCTTTCGAGTATCAGGGCCTATAACGCAGATACATTTGTGAAACAAAAGCCGTATGAGGTTGTTTATCGAGGTCAATTGATAGAACCTGAGTCGATATCAGGCGAAAAGTGGAAGGATATCGAAGCTTCCAGTCAAAAACAAATTTTTGATATGACCAACATTATCCGCCATAAGTACAACCTGCCGACCTTAAAGTGGGACGATGAAACCTCCGAAGTGGCATTCATGCATAGTGAGGACATGAAAGAGAATCATTATTTCTCCCATGAGTCTAAAAAATACGGTACACTGAAAGACCGATTAGAAAGAGGCGAGGTCACATTTCAGCTCGCAGGTGAAAACATTGCATATAACTATGTAGATGGACCAGCAGCTGTAGAAGGCTGGCTCAATAGCGAAGGTCACCGGAAGGCGTTATTAAATGGAGATTACACACACCTTGGCGTAGGTGTGAAAGAAAAATACTATACTCAAAACTTCATCAAGAAAACATCTTAA
- a CDS encoding YlbD family protein, which produces MTNKQKQTSIDEFKQFVRRHPKLIQEVQAQEKSWQSLYENWVMFGEEDEMWSPYRQAQSKEAKDEKDSKTSEPGKADFMSKMVSAVKKMDADQMNEQINKMSQSISSLQSLLGQFSSNGSKKGSSGGSQHPFSFRKD; this is translated from the coding sequence ATGACAAATAAGCAAAAACAAACATCCATTGATGAATTTAAACAATTCGTCAGACGCCATCCGAAGTTAATTCAAGAAGTGCAAGCGCAAGAAAAAAGCTGGCAAAGTTTATATGAAAATTGGGTCATGTTTGGTGAGGAAGATGAGATGTGGTCTCCTTATCGGCAAGCGCAATCTAAAGAAGCAAAAGACGAAAAAGACTCTAAGACAAGTGAACCGGGAAAAGCAGATTTCATGTCTAAAATGGTTTCTGCTGTGAAAAAAATGGACGCTGATCAAATGAATGAACAGATTAACAAAATGAGCCAGTCTATTTCCTCTTTACAAAGCTTACTCGGTCAATTTTCATCAAATGGCTCAAAAAAAGGTTCATCTGGAGGCAGTCAGCACCCATTCTCCTTCAGGAAAGATTAA
- a CDS encoding YlbE-like family protein, with translation MRKEVQEFVMAEEDRIKFIRQRPLWYRQLTRHPENLSSFELDKMNFYEKTIPHRVSQLSNSVQMAEMMIQMFQAMRNQNGAG, from the coding sequence GTGCGGAAAGAAGTACAGGAGTTTGTCATGGCCGAGGAGGATCGAATCAAATTCATTAGACAGCGTCCTCTTTGGTACAGACAGCTGACTCGACATCCTGAAAATCTATCTTCCTTTGAATTAGATAAAATGAACTTTTACGAAAAAACTATTCCTCATCGTGTGAGTCAGTTGAGCAATAGTGTCCAAATGGCTGAAATGATGATTCAAATGTTCCAAGCAATGCGCAATCAAAATGGAGCCGGGTGA
- a CDS encoding YlbF family regulator codes for MYATIESVELQEEANQLAAMILQSEEAEHYRNCFKRLQQDEEAQQIIAHFTKVKEQYEDVQRFGKYHPDYRTISKEMREVKRKLDLHDTVVDFKKAETAVQSILDEISIEIGQAVSAYIKVPTGNPYFDGLSSCGGGCGSGGSCGCKVS; via the coding sequence ATGTATGCGACAATCGAATCTGTGGAGCTCCAAGAGGAAGCGAATCAATTGGCTGCCATGATTCTTCAGTCGGAGGAGGCTGAACATTACCGCAACTGCTTTAAGCGTCTCCAGCAAGACGAAGAAGCCCAACAAATTATTGCCCACTTTACAAAAGTAAAAGAGCAATATGAGGATGTGCAGCGGTTCGGCAAATACCATCCGGACTATAGAACGATCTCAAAGGAAATGCGTGAGGTCAAAAGAAAGCTAGATCTTCACGATACAGTGGTTGATTTCAAAAAAGCAGAAACAGCGGTTCAATCCATCTTAGATGAGATTAGTATTGAAATCGGTCAAGCTGTATCAGCATATATTAAAGTTCCAACAGGGAACCCATATTTTGATGGTCTATCATCATGCGGCGGTGGCTGTGGATCAGGAGGCAGCTGTGGCTGTAAAGTATCTTGA
- a CDS encoding YlbG family protein: protein METKRQGMVVWLHSLKQSKALRKFGNVHYISRKMKYAVIYCDMDDLERHMAKLSSLPFVKRVEPSYKPFIKLEYESKLDKAKEYDYKVGF from the coding sequence ATGGAAACCAAACGTCAAGGGATGGTCGTTTGGCTGCATTCGTTAAAGCAGTCAAAAGCGCTAAGAAAATTTGGGAATGTTCACTATATTTCAAGGAAAATGAAATATGCAGTGATTTATTGTGATATGGATGATCTCGAGCGCCATATGGCAAAGCTGAGCTCATTGCCATTTGTAAAACGTGTTGAGCCTTCATATAAACCTTTTATTAAATTAGAGTACGAATCCAAATTGGACAAAGCAAAAGAATATGATTATAAGGTGGGCTTTTAA
- the rsmD gene encoding 16S rRNA (guanine(966)-N(2))-methyltransferase RsmD — translation MEASRKSGGKMRVISGTRKGRTLKAVPGQSTRPTTDKVKESIFNMIGPYFDGGRALDLFAGSGGLGIEALSRGFDHCIFVDRDMKAIQTIKGNLNQLSLMDQSEVFRNDAKRALTAVVKREESFQAIFLDPPYKDQKLKALLEMIDEHSLLTDDGVIVCEHDKDVSLPEEAGQLHISRRELYGMTGITIYRKRGN, via the coding sequence ATAGAAGCAAGCAGAAAAAGTGGTGGGAAAATGAGAGTCATCTCTGGAACGAGAAAAGGCCGCACGCTTAAAGCGGTACCAGGTCAATCAACAAGACCGACGACAGATAAAGTGAAAGAATCCATTTTTAATATGATTGGCCCGTATTTTGATGGCGGAAGGGCCCTTGATTTATTTGCGGGAAGCGGTGGTTTAGGAATTGAAGCGCTCTCTAGAGGATTCGATCATTGCATTTTTGTTGATCGAGATATGAAGGCGATTCAGACAATTAAAGGAAACCTGAATCAATTGTCGCTGATGGATCAAAGTGAAGTATTTCGAAATGATGCAAAGCGTGCTCTCACAGCCGTTGTAAAACGAGAGGAATCCTTTCAAGCGATCTTTCTTGATCCGCCGTATAAAGATCAAAAGCTGAAGGCACTTCTTGAAATGATTGATGAGCACTCCTTATTAACAGATGATGGCGTGATCGTATGTGAGCATGATAAAGACGTCTCGCTGCCTGAGGAAGCTGGACAGCTCCACATATCAAGGCGGGAACTGTACGGAATGACTGGCATTACGATCTATAGAAAGCGGGGAAATTAA
- the coaD gene encoding pantetheine-phosphate adenylyltransferase, giving the protein MGNIAVCPGSFDPVTLGHLDIIKRGANIFDEVYVCVLNNSSKKPLFTVEERCELIRQATKDLPNIKVESFHGLLVDYAKQKEAKVILRGLRAVTDFEYEMQGTSMNKVLDDEIETFFMMTNNQYSFLSSSIVKEVAKYNGSVKELVPKEVEAALKEKFNG; this is encoded by the coding sequence ATGGGGAACATAGCCGTTTGTCCGGGTAGCTTCGATCCAGTCACATTGGGCCATTTGGATATTATTAAAAGAGGAGCAAACATCTTTGATGAAGTGTATGTATGTGTACTAAATAACTCATCAAAAAAACCGTTGTTTACAGTTGAAGAACGGTGTGAGCTCATTAGGCAAGCGACAAAGGATTTGCCAAATATCAAAGTTGAATCCTTTCATGGCTTGCTTGTTGATTATGCGAAACAAAAAGAGGCCAAAGTCATTTTGCGTGGGCTAAGAGCCGTGACGGACTTTGAATATGAGATGCAAGGCACATCGATGAATAAAGTCTTAGATGATGAAATTGAAACGTTTTTCATGATGACCAATAATCAATACTCCTTCTTAAGCTCAAGCATTGTCAAAGAAGTAGCGAAATACAATGGATCTGTCAAAGAGCTTGTTCCAAAAGAAGTAGAAGCAGCGCTGAAAGAAAAATTTAATGGATGA
- the ylbJ gene encoding sporulation integral membrane protein YlbJ, producing the protein MKKWNTLFIAAFFIFLTATVITHPQASLQASKNGLAMWWEVVFPSLLPFFILSELLISFGIVRFVGVLLEPFMRPIFRVPGVGGFVLAMGMASGFPSGAKLTTRLRQEGQLTRIEAERLVSFTNSSNPLFIFGAVAVGFFHHPALGIVLACAHYLGNLAVGVTMRGYKTRHDAHLRSRKGFLFPPLKEAFSALHTARLAEKRPLGQILSDAVMSSIQTLFMIGGFIILFSVFSKMLAVVHVTDLLSIGIGYMLQTMHLPPELDLAMIAGLFEITLGSQLTGSQEVTLLAKTIVVSFILGFSGFSVQAQVAGILAATDIRFKPFFFARLLHGIYAAVFAFLLFKPLYVSRSDMTLPAGAFEASEQVVMFSSVFWNQLVTAGPLITLFSLIVYIALYYQKVKNG; encoded by the coding sequence ATGAAAAAATGGAACACTCTGTTCATCGCTGCTTTTTTTATCTTTTTAACAGCCACTGTGATTACACATCCACAAGCCTCTTTGCAAGCGTCAAAAAATGGACTTGCAATGTGGTGGGAGGTTGTATTTCCATCATTGCTTCCTTTTTTTATTTTGTCCGAGCTATTAATTAGTTTCGGGATTGTCAGATTTGTCGGGGTGTTATTAGAGCCATTTATGCGCCCCATCTTTCGAGTACCTGGTGTAGGCGGATTTGTACTAGCTATGGGAATGGCCTCAGGCTTTCCTTCTGGCGCTAAATTAACGACAAGACTCAGACAGGAAGGACAGCTGACGAGAATCGAAGCAGAGCGCCTTGTTTCATTTACAAATTCATCGAACCCATTGTTTATTTTCGGAGCGGTGGCTGTTGGTTTTTTTCATCACCCAGCTTTAGGGATTGTTTTAGCCTGCGCACATTATTTAGGGAATCTCGCTGTTGGTGTGACGATGCGGGGGTATAAAACGCGGCATGATGCGCATCTTAGAAGCCGGAAGGGATTTTTATTTCCACCGCTTAAAGAGGCATTCAGCGCCCTTCATACAGCAAGACTCGCAGAGAAAAGACCGCTCGGCCAAATTTTAAGCGATGCTGTCATGTCGTCCATTCAAACACTTTTTATGATTGGCGGCTTTATTATCTTATTTTCTGTCTTTAGCAAAATGCTGGCAGTTGTTCATGTGACAGACCTGCTCTCCATAGGAATCGGATATATGCTGCAAACGATGCACCTTCCGCCAGAATTAGATCTAGCCATGATTGCCGGTTTATTTGAAATCACATTAGGAAGTCAGCTAACGGGGTCACAAGAGGTCACCCTGCTCGCTAAAACCATTGTGGTCAGCTTTATTTTAGGATTCAGCGGGTTCTCTGTTCAAGCCCAGGTAGCCGGCATTTTGGCGGCAACCGATATACGCTTTAAACCTTTTTTCTTCGCCCGTTTGCTCCACGGGATTTATGCAGCTGTCTTTGCCTTTTTATTATTCAAACCTCTTTATGTATCTCGATCAGACATGACTCTTCCAGCAGGAGCCTTTGAAGCAAGCGAGCAAGTTGTCATGTTTAGCAGTGTGTTCTGGAATCAGCTTGTGACAGCTGGCCCTTTGATCACTTTGTTCAGCCTGATCGTGTATATTGCTCTATATTACCAGAAAGTAAAAAATGGATGA
- a CDS encoding patatin-like phospholipase family protein gives MKRPVIGLALGSGGARGMAHIGVLSSLEKQGIQVDMIAGSSIGALVGSFYAAGQDVEKMKKLALVFRRKYYADYTLPKIGLLKGNRILQLIHTFTYGKKIEELRMPLAIVACNLETGEKVVFKEGSVSQAVRASISIPGVFVPHEMGGRQLVDGAVVDRIPVSVLKEMGADLIIASDVSRVKKTEKATRLSDVIMQSLDILQNELVRHQTIHADLMIRPRLETYSSSAFTQVQEMIEAGELAADQLKGKLKDVIDKWEC, from the coding sequence ATGAAGCGACCGGTCATCGGGCTTGCGCTAGGCTCTGGGGGTGCTAGGGGAATGGCGCATATCGGAGTTTTATCTAGTCTTGAGAAACAAGGAATTCAGGTGGATATGATTGCTGGAAGCAGTATTGGCGCACTTGTTGGGAGCTTTTATGCGGCGGGACAAGACGTAGAAAAAATGAAAAAACTTGCACTTGTCTTCAGAAGAAAGTATTATGCTGACTATACACTGCCAAAAATCGGTCTTTTAAAAGGAAATCGAATTTTGCAGCTGATCCACACGTTTACATATGGGAAAAAAATCGAGGAATTGCGAATGCCTCTTGCGATTGTCGCCTGTAACCTCGAGACAGGGGAGAAGGTTGTGTTCAAAGAAGGGTCTGTCTCACAAGCAGTCAGAGCGAGCATTAGCATTCCGGGTGTGTTTGTTCCGCACGAAATGGGTGGCAGACAATTAGTAGATGGAGCGGTTGTTGACCGCATTCCTGTGTCTGTTTTAAAAGAAATGGGGGCAGACCTCATTATCGCCTCTGATGTATCAAGGGTGAAAAAAACAGAAAAGGCGACGAGATTATCGGATGTGATTATGCAAAGTTTGGACATCCTTCAAAATGAATTGGTTCGTCATCAAACCATTCACGCAGATCTCATGATCCGGCCGAGGCTTGAAACATATAGCTCTAGTGCGTTTACACAGGTTCAAGAGATGATTGAAGCAGGTGAGCTCGCCGCAGACCAACTAAAAGGGAAACTGAAAGATGTCATTGATAAATGGGAGTGTTAA